In the genome of Lysobacter sp. BMK333-48F3, the window ATGTGGCAATCGGCATGGCGGCGAGAGCGGCCGTTGACCCGAAGCTGTCGTCTTCGCAGAGAGCTGCTCTCAGCAAAGCCGTTGCGTTCTATGGTAAGGCGGGTGTAGAAAATGTAAAAATCTCCTTTGGTAGTCTTAAGGGAGATTACGCGAACATCAATACGGATAGGACGGGTCGCGGTACTGTTACGTTTGATCTTGCGGCTATTTCCGGAAGGGATTCTGCGAGAGCATCAGGCCTCGTCAATGGGCTAGCTATGAGGGCGGTTCATGAGGGCGACCATGGGGTGCGAATAGTCGAAAAAGGGTTTCCGTCATCGAGAGCTGAGAGATTTGAAAGGGAGCAGCACGGCTATCGGGCTGAAGGCTATTACCAGAAGGCCACTGGATACATGCAAAATGGAAACAACATATGGACTCCTTGGGGGCGGGCGATGGAATAAGTGAGGAGGCGGTGAACGGGCGAGCTAAGATGTCTGTGATGTCGTCTTGCGCTAAATCTAGCGAAGGGAGTTGCCGATGATTGGTTTCCATTGGTATTCGCGGTGCATGGCCATGTGCTTGATTCTCCTGATGTCTGCATGTGCAGGTGTGGATACGGGAGAGGGGCAGGCGATGGGTGGTGCTCGGAATATTGTATTTTCCGATCCGGTTGACTTTATCGGCGTAAATTTTAAAACGGCTAGACCTAGGCAGGGTGAAGATTTTTCTGTTGCTCTGTTGAGTTCGTCGGCGGATCGGGAGGCTCTTAAGCAAGATTTGCATCTGCTTGGAAAAATGCCATCGGACATTCCGCTCAGAGTGGTTGGGTTCACGGATTCCAGGGAGTGTGCTGGTGAAGAATGCCGTGAATTGTCATTGCGCCGGGCCAAAGCCATAACTGATTGGCTAATTGGCATGGGTATTCCGAGTTCCAGGCTCGCCGCGCCACAGGGGTTTGGCGCCGAAAGGCCCATAGACGACAACGGAACAGAGAAGGGGCGTGCTCGTAACAGACGTGCTTATGTTAGTTACGATTGATGCGACGCTTCTCGCGTCGACAAGATGCCGGGTAGGCGACGAAGCTGTCTGGCGGATTGAAGTGATATGCAGGGTGATTCTGCTATCGCTTCTATCGGTCGCGTTTGGCTCCTCATGCGGGCGGGCAACTCAGATCAGAACAGATGGAGCTTCGTTGTTCTCTGGGCTGGAGATGGTTCCCTTGCACATGAAGTCCGGGCATCCAATGGACGACGAAGGCATCGAGACGGCGCTGGCCGAGCCCGAGGAGTTCTATCGAAGAGCGCTCCAATTGAATGCTGAGACTATCAAGGCTACGCCCGGGATGAGCTTCGAGGTGGTCGGTTTCACCGACGCAATCGAGTGCAGCGGAAACTGTCGGGAGCTGTCCGCTAGACGAGCCAGGATCGCGTATGACTGGCTACTTGCCGCAGGGGTGTCTCCATCCTCACTGAGAACTCCTGTCGGACATGGGAGCGACCTGCCGGTAGGCGACAATGGAACGGACGAAGGACGGTCGCGGAATCGACGCGTAGAAATTAATCCAGTTGCTGATTAGCACGTTGCTGAGCGATATGGCAGGGGCCTGCAACGTACACTCCGGCTGGATTCTCGCGCCGGTCGTTCTCGACAGGATTCCGCCCTAGTCGGGCCAGACCCTAAAAGGGGGGGGCTAAGGTGGAGTTATGCCGCTATGAAGATTGTCGCTAAGGCCGTTGGCGGTTCTGGCAAGAACAGGTTGGCATCCCTGGAGATAACGACCGACCGTAAGGATGATAAGTTCTCCGATATGCGGGTGGATTCTTTCCGGATTGAGGCGAGTACGCTGCAGTCGTGTGCTTTTACTGGGATACATGCCAAGCAAGCTTGCTTTGGTTCCGGTCCGAAGATGTCTTATCTCAATGAGTGTGTTTTCGAACGCTGTGATTTGAGACTGTCGGTAGCAGGAAGAGCTAGTCTGACAGAGTGTCGGTTCGTTGAATGCACTCTCCGGGAAGTCATCGCTTTGGATCTGGAATTGATCAACTGCGTTTTCGAGAGGACGGTGATCAATGAAGCCACATTTCATGGTGCGGTGCCGGCGGAGGATGCGCAGTTGGTCGGGCGTTGGCGGAATGAGTTCTGCGGCAATGATTTCTCGTCGGCTACTTTGCGGGACGTTGGGTTCAATACGGGAATCTGTGTTGCTGCGCAAACACTTCCCGTTGGCGACGATTATCTATACATAGCAGACACAGCGGCAGCTGCGGCTTGGCTCAGGGCCGCTCCAGTGCCTCCAGAGCCGGCGGCAGCCAGGCAGCAAAAGACTCTGCTCGCTCTTCTGGATTACGACGCATCGACTGGGCAGAAGGATCAGCTTTTGGTCGGGCCATTCCCTGAGGGGCTGCGAGAAGCGGCTGCGACGTTCGGGTCGTTGCTGGCCTGACTCAGGATGAAAGGCAGTATCGACTCGTTTGGAGTGGGGCATTACACCTTCAAAGGCCAATGGTTCTGCAGATGAGGGAAATAATCAGCGTTCATGTCGAGAAATCATTGGTGTTCGTCGCCGGTTCTATGGCGTGCGAGCTTCCGGCCCTGGTTGGTAATGAGCTGGCGACTGCGACCGACTCCTGCGTTGCTGTGGGAACGCTCAATGGCGCCGATGGTCTGACGAAGATCGTGCTTTCTTCGCGGCCAGCTGAGACGGGGATGCTTGCTTACTCGGGGCGATTGAGTTCGCCCGAAGGTATGGTGTCGGTGTTCAACATCAGGTTGGAAGAACTGCTCAGCCTGGAGGTCGGTTCGGATGAGGTCGATATCGCGATCTTCGTCAACGATGCGATCGAACCCGATCGGGTCGAAGTGGTCGTATCGTGCCAAGGCCGCGGGTTGTTGGTTCCAGATCGAATCGTTCGCCGCAGCGAGGGCGGCAGCGCGGAATAAGCAAGTGGCAGGCAGCTCCGAGGTCGGTGCTGCCGCTATCCATGCTCTCAGGGAGGTCGAGCTATGAAGGCGAAAATGCTGTGGAGTGGCGCAATGTACATGTTCGCAGCGGGCGCCCTCGCTTCCGACGACCAGGGCTACCGGAAACTGTCCGGTAGCTACGCGATTACTTCAGCGCACCTGGTCGATCCGGGGCCGGCGCAAAAGCGCGACCGGGCCGTGTTCTTTGTCGAGTCGGACGCTGCCAAGGATCTGTACCAGGCGATGAAGGGGAAAGCTGTCAGGGACCCTTGCTCCGACGAGCTGACGACCAAGACTGCAGGTGGCTTGGCGTGTTCGAAAGAGGTTGGCCGGGAGGTGTATACATGCGCTTTCGGGGTGAGGCTCGAAAGTGGGACGTTGATCGGGGCCAAGGTTTGTTGATGCATGGCGTTGCCAGCGACTGAGGCAGTCGGCGCTTGTTGCAGTGCCCACCCGCGGCGTGCTGAGACCGGGGGCTCGATACCTCCGCTAGCCCGTTGCCAAGCGGCGGCGTAGCCCGTCGACGGGGTCGACTCGACCTCGGCGTGGAACCCCGAGTTTGATGGCGGCGAGCGCCTCGCCTTTCACCACTCCCGCCAGGCCTCGGTCAAATCCTCCTCGCCCGACCCCAGCCCGGCCTCGGCCGCGGCGCCGAGCAGCAGGTCGCACAGGCCTTCGCGTTGCTCGGTCTCGATCAGGGCGTAGCCGCAGCGGGCGTTGAGCGCGTTGAGGGCGAGCACGGCGGTCTTGAGCGCGGCGCGGACGCGGGCAAGGTCGCCGCTGCCGTCGCGGGCGGCGTCGAGGTAGCGGTCGACGATGGCTTCGCAGGCGTCGATGTCGCGTTCGGCGTAGCCGGGGGCGGCGCCGTCGGCGCGCAGGTCGTCCATGTAGCTGCGCATGCCGTCGAGGATCTCGCTCTTGAGCTCGACGTAGTCGTGGGCGTTCACTGCATCGTCCTGCAAGGACCGGCGACGCGGGGTCGGCGGCCGGGTGGGCCGCGCCGGCGGTCGGTCGGCGCGTTCGGGGGACGCCATGCTAGGCAGGGCAGATTGCAGTCGATGCGTCGGCGTCGGCGGCGCGGCGCGGAGCCGCGGAAGCGTGACCGCCGTCGATGGATCGCTGCGCGTCGGCGCGGTTTCGCTCGCCGGACGGGCGAGACGACGAACGGCCCGGCTGGCGGTTGTGATCGGCGCCGCAGGATGCCGGGTCGGTGAAGTGGCCTCACATGCGGCTTGTTAGACTGCCCGCACCGGTACCGGCCGTCGGGCCGGCGCCCGTCGTCAGGAAACTCGTGCCGTGATCAAGCCCGATATTCCTGCCAACGAAGCCGAGCGCCTGGCCGCGTTGCGCGGCTACGACATTCTCGACACGCCGCCGGAGCCGGACTTCGACGATCTGGTCGCGATCGCCGCGGCGATCTGCGACGTGCCGACCGCGCTGGTCAGCCTGGTCGACTCCGACCGGCAATGGTTCAAGGCCAAGCTCGGCCTGGCGGTGGACCAGACCCCGCGCGAGTTGGCGTTCTGCGCCCACGCCATCCTCGATCCGAGCCAGCCGCTGGTGGTGCCGGACACGCACCAGGACGAACGCTTCCACGACAGCCCGTTGGTGGTCGACGATCCGAATATCCGTTTCTACGCCGGAGCGCCGCTGGTGACGCCGCAGGGCGAGGCGATCGGCACCTTGTGCGTGATCGACACTGTGCCGCGGCAATTGCTGCCGCATCAGCGCAAGGCGTTGCTGGCGCTGTCCAAGCAGACCTCGCGGGTATTGGAGCTGCGCCGGGTCAGCCGCGCGCTGGCGCGTCAATTGCAGGAAAGCGACTGGTACGAAAAACAGCTGCTGCAGTACCAGCAGCAGCTCGAAGCCAGCAACGCCGACCTGACCGCCTTGACCCGCACCGATCCGCTGACCGGATTGCCGAACCGACGCGCGTTCGCGGCCGCGTTCGAACAGGCGCAGGCGCGCCGCGACGGCGGCCAGTTGCATGTCGCGGTGCTCGACATCGATCACTTCAAGGTGATCAACGACGTCCACGGCCATCCGGAGGGCGACCGGATCCTGGTCGCGGTGGCCGAAACCCTGCGCCTGTACGCCGCCGGGCCGGCCGGAGTGGCGCGCTACGGCGGCGAAGAATTCCTGATGATGTTCGAGACCGGCCTGCGCCAGGCCGAGCTGCAATGCGAGTTCGTGCGCGAGGCCATCGCCAACCTGCCGGTCGGGCTGCCGCTGACCCTCAGCATCGGCCTGGCCACGTACCGCGCCGGCGAAACCAGCGACGACACCATCGCCCGCGCCGATCAGGCGCTGTACGCGGCCAAGCGCGGCGGGCGCAACCGGGTGGTGGTGGCGCACGGCGACTGAGCCGGACCGCCCGGCTCAACGGTAGGCGCGCTCGCGTTCGGCCTGCAGCCGTTGGCGCAGGTATTCGTTACGGCTCAGTCCGTTCGGTATGGCCTCCATCGCCATGACTTCGGCGACGATTTCCCGTTCGCGCTGCTTGTACTGGCGAAAGCGCGGGTCTTGCGCCTGCTGCTGCGCCCATTGCGCGTTGCGCCGTTCGGCTTCGCCGCGGTAGCGCACCGCCAGGGACTCGACCAACTCGGCCTGTCGTACCGGATCGGCGACGGTGGCGCGGATCAGGGCGACCCGCAGCAGCACGGTTTCGCCGGCCGAGAGTTCGCCGGCGCGCTCGTAGGCGTCGATGCCCTGCTGCAGGGCCTGCGCGCGGCGCTCGCGTTCGACGGCCGGCAGGCGCGCGGCCTGGTCGAAGAACTGCCGTGCCTCGCGCTGGAACTGCTGGCGTTCGCGATATCGCCGCGCTTGCGGCGTGGCGAGCAGGGGCTGCGCCTGCGCTGGCGCGGCGGCCGAACTCGCGAACGCCGGTGCGGGTGCGGGCGCGACGCCGGCGTCGCGCCGCGCCCACACCGCGCTGCCGACCGCCGCGGCCAGGGCCGCGGCGGTCAGCGTGGTGGCGATCAGGACCGGCTTGCGCATCTCAGGTCAGCAACTGGTCGACCAGCCAGTACAGCAGGTTGAAGGGTTTGGCGCGGTCGGCCGCGTCGCTGTCCTCGGCCGCGTCGAGCACCTTGCCCTGGCCGTCGAGCACGCTGTCGATGAAGTGCTTCAGCTCCAGGTTCTGCGCCTGCACGTCGCCGTTCTTGAAATCGACGATGGTGGTGCAGTGGCTCTCGTTGAGCTTGCGGTACTGCGGGAAGTAGCCGCCGAAGTTGTCCAGGCCGTTGAGGCGGGCTGCCAGGCGCTGGGTGTCGACGCCCCATTTGGCGTGGATCAGCGCCTGCTTGGCTTCCTGGGTCGGCGCCTGGCGGATGTCGTCGTGGAAGCGCTCGTAGGAATACGACGAGTAGTTCAGGTCCTTCCAGAAGTGGGTGTGGCCGAGGCGATCGTTGCGGTGCTTGTTGGCCAGCGCCGGATAGATCGAGCCCAGCTCGTTCAGATCGACCTGCGGCAGGCCGGCGGAGAGGAAGGCCAGCGGCCCGTTCGGCGCGTCCAGGCCCCAGACTTCGCGGATCGTGGTCATCAGCGGCTGCGAGGGGTACTCGGCCGGATTGCCGTTGCGCGGGGTCGGGAAGATCGGGCCGGAATCGTCGATCAGGAAGCCGTTGGTCGGCGCCAGTTCGGTGCGCAGCGAGTCGAACGAGATCAGGCTGCCGGCGCCGCCGGCGCTACAGCCGGTGCTGAGCATCTGCCCCGGACGCGGCAGGTTGTCCTTGAGCCAGGCGGTGATCGCGCGGGTGTTGCGCAGGCCGTTGTGGTGCCAGACCAGCGGCGGCTTCTGTCCGCTGGGGTCGTCGTACACCGCGACCTTGTCGCCGCTGTAGATGTCGCCGGTGCAGTAGGGCACGTAGACCATGTTCCAGCCCTGGGTCTTGACCGCGTCGAAGGGGCTGACGCGGGTCACGAACGGGCTGACCAGGCTCGCGCCCGGGTTGAGCAGCTTCATGTAGTCGTCGGGCACGCCGTTGGGATTGCGCGCGCCGCGCACGCCGGTGGCGCCGGTGCAGCTGGCGTAGTCCCAGCAGGCGCCGCCGCCCTCCATGTAGATGATGGTGTTGGTGGTGTTCGGCACCCGGTTGACGAAGATCTTGTACGGCGAGCCGTTGCCGCAGATCGCACCGGTCTCGGCCGGCAGTTGCACGGTCTGCCACGAGTAGTAGGCGGCGGGGTCGAAGCCGTCGCTGCGCGCGGCGCTGCGGCTCAGCAGCGGGTAGTGGCCGCTGCGCTGGGCCGGTTGCACCGGATTGTCGGCGCGCGGCGGCGAGAACAGATTGCGCAGGGTCTGGAAGAACCCGTAATCGCCGGTTTCGGCCTGCGAGGGCAGGCTGGACAGGGCGACCAGGCCGCCCAGCATCACGGCGGCGGCGTGTCGGCTCAGGGCCATAAAACTCTCTCCTTGTTGGGCATCCGAGGGGCGGACGAGCGCCGTGCATATCGGCGCAGGCGGGGAGGGCGCGTCCGTACTGCCGCGTCTGGATAGCCCCGGCGCGAGGGCGGGTCAATCGGCTCGAGGCCGGAATTGCGTCGCGCGGCGAGTTTGTCCGCGAATGCTTACGCCGCTGTCCGCTTTTGCCCCGCAAACGATCACGGAATCGGCTCTGCGCGAGCTGATGTCGTGCGCTGCAGCATGTGATTGTCTTCGCCCAATGCGCGGACCTCGCGCGAGGCCGGGGTCGCCGTCGCCTGAGATCCGGTCGCGGCGTTTACTCGCCGGGCGTCGCGCCGGCGGTGGCGGCGGCCGAAGCGCGCCGCCGCGCCAGCACCGCCTCGCGATGGGCGATGTAGGCGTTGGAGCCGAGGATGATCGCGGCGCCGATCACGGTGTAGCTGTCCAGCGACTCGCCGAACCACAGCCAGCCGGCGGCGGCGACCAGCGGCAACTGCATGAAGCTGATCGGGGTCAGCGCCGAGACTTCGCCGAGCTTGAGCGCATGCGTCCACAGCACCTGGCCGCCGGTGCCGAACACGCCGGCGGCGACGATCCACAGCCAGTCGATGCCCTGCGGCCACTGCCATACGAACAGCGCCGGGACCAGCGACATCGGCACCCAGAACGCGTAGGTGTACAGGACGATGGTGTTGGCCGAGTCGATCCGCGACAGCTGCTTGATCTGGATCGAGATCACCCCGCCCAGCACCGCGGCCAGCAATGCGGCCAGGCTGTCGATGGAGAACTCGGCCGAACCCGGGCGCACGATCACCAGCACGCCGAGGAAGCCGGCGGCGACCGCCAGCCAGCGCCGCGCGCGCACCTGTTCGTGCAGGAACAGCACCGCGGCGATGGTGACGAAGATCGGGGTCGAATAGGTCAGCGAGATCGCCTGCGCCAAGGGCAGGTGGCCGATCGCCCAGAACCCGGCCAGCATCGAGCATATGCCGATCAGGCAGCGCACGAAGTACTTGGGCAGCTGGCGGGTGCGCAGGTCCGCGCGCTGCGCGCCCAGCAGCAGCGGCAGCACCGCGAGCAGGCCGAACAGATTGCGGAAGAAGGCGATCTCGAAGGTGTGCAGCGACTGCGAGGCGAAACGGATCGCGATCGTCATCACCCCGAACGACAGGGTGCTGGCCAGCATCAGGCCGGCCGCGCGCAGCGGATGCGCCGGCGCGGCGTTCACCAGCTCGCGCCGACGACGCGCGGCTCGGGTTCGATGGCGATGCCGAAACGCAGCTGCACCGAGTCGGCGATGCGCCGGGCCAGGTCGAGCAGTTGCCGGCCGCTGGCCTGGCCGTGGTTGACCAGGACCAGGGCGTGCGCGGCGGACACGCCGGCGTCGCCGTCGCGATGGCCCTTCCAGCCGCAGGCGTCGATCAGCCAGGCCGCCGACAGCTTGCGCGTGTCCGGGTCCGGACCGCGGAACACCGGCGCTTGCGGATGCAGCGCCTGCAGGGCTTCGGCCTGCGCCGCCGGTACGATCGGGTTCTTGAAGAAACTGCCGGCGTTGCCGAGCACCGCCGGGTCCGGCAGCTTGCGCCGGCGGATCGCGATCACCGCCTCGGCCACCGCGAGCGGGGTCGGCGCGGCCACGCCCATCGCCGCCAGTTCCTCGCCGATGCCGGCGTAGTCCAGGCGCAGTTGCGGCCGGCGCGACAGGGCGAATTCGACCGCGACGATCAGATAGCGGTCGGGGGCCTGCTTGAACAGGCTGTCGCGATAACCGAACCGGCACTGCGCGGCGTCGAAGCGGTGCCAGCGCGCCGTCGCCGGCTCGTAGGCCTCGACCGCATGCACGAACTCGCGCACTTCCACCCCGTAGGCGCCGATGTTCTGGATCGGCGCGGCGCCGACCGTGCCCGGAATCAGGGCCAGGTTTTCCAGGCCGGCGTGGCCTTGCTCGAGCATCCGCATGACGAAGCCGTGCCAGGGCGCGCCGGCGTCGGCGCGGACGATGGCGCGTTCGCCGTCGTCCTCGAGGGTGCGCACTGCGCGGCCGCTGAGTTCGAGCACGGCGCCAGCGGGATCGCCGGCGAACAGCAGGTTGCTGCCGCCGCCGAGCACCAGGGCCGGGCCGTCGCGCAGTTCCGGCAGCGCCAGGGCCTGCGGCAGCGCGGCGGCGTCGTCGACGCCGACCAGCCAGGGCGCGCGCGCCTGTACGCCGAAACTGTTGCGGTCGCGGAGGGACACGTCGCGCTGCACGCGCACGCTGGAGTTCATGCGCTGGGGCCTGCGGCTACGGGGGCGGAAGCGGGGATGGAAAAAGAAAGCAGGATGGCGGCGCGCTCAGATCGTCGGCGGCATGTTGCCGCGGCTGGGCGCTTCCTTGCGGCGGCGGATCGCCTCGACGCATTCGTCGACCAGCGCCGGGCCGCGATAGACCAGGCCCGAATAGCACTGCACCAGGCTGGCGCCTGCGGCCATCTTGGTCACCGCGTCGGCGCCGGACAGGATGCCGCCGACGCCGATCATCGGAATGCTTTCCGGCAGGCGGGTGCGCATCTTGCGCAGCACCGCGGTCGATGGCGCCATCAGCGGCCGGCCGGACAGGCCGCCGGCCTCGCCCGCATAGGGGCTGCCTTCGATGCCGTCGCGGGCGATGGTGGTGTTGGTGGCGATGACGCCGTCGACCTGCAGCTCGCTCAGCACCCGGCTGGCGGCCTCGATGTCGTCGTCGGACAGGTCGGGCGCGATCTTGACCAGCATCGGCACGCGCCGGCCTTCGCGCGCGCCGAACTTCTCCTGCGCCTCGCGCAGGGTGCCGATCAGGCGGCGCAGCGACTGTTCTTCCTGCAGCTCGCGCAGGCCGGCGGTGTTCGGCGAGGAGATGTTGACGGTGATGTAGTCCGCCAGCGGATAGACCCGCTCCAGGCAGTACAGGTAGTCGTTCTCGGCGCGCTCGTTCGGCGTGTCCTTGTTCTTGCCGATGTTGATGCCGAGCAGGCCGCGCTTGCGCCGCGCCTTGGCCACGTTGCGCACCAGCGCCTCGACGCCTTCGTTGTTGAAGCCCAGGCGGTTGATCACCGCCTGCTGCTCGGCGAGGCGGAACATGCGCGGGCGCGGATTGCCCTCCTGCGGCTTGGGCGTGACCGTGCCGATTTCGACGAAGCCGAAGCCCAGCGCCAGCAGCGCATCGATATGCGCGCCGTTCTTGTCCAGGCCGGCGGCCAGGCCGACCGGGTTGGGGAAGGTCAGGCCGAGGACCTTGGTCGGCAGCGGCTTGGGCGTCCGCGCCATCAGCGGATTGAGGCCGGTGCGATAAGCGGTTTCCAGCGCCGTCAGGCCGAGGCCATGGGCTCGTTCGGCGTCCAGGCCGAACAGGAAGGGTCGGGCGAGGCTGTACACGAGGTCGTTGGGGGCGCTCGGGGACGGGAACGCCGATTATCGCCGATGCCGCGCCGCGCCGCGACCTCGACGGGGCGTTTGTGGCCGAAAACCGTCACTCGCCGGGGCGGACTGTGACGCGGCGGGGCGGCCGGGGCGGGGCCGGGACCTGCGCCGCGTCGCGCCGACGGATCGGCTTGCGCACGGCGCCGGGGAAAACGCGCGCCGCCGCAGGGCGACGCGCGCGGCCGGGCTCAGGGATCGGCCGGGCAGTCCAGGGTGCTGACGCAGTCGGCGTAGCGCAGCTCGCAGGCCTGGGCCTGGTTCGGCGTTTCGGCGACGAGCACGCAGTGCTCCCAGGCGATGCGGCATTGCCGGCAGCGTTCCTCGTCGGGCGAGGTCGCCGCCGCGGCGGCGGCGAAGCCGAACGCGGCCAGGGCCAGGGTCAGGCGGATACGTCGGGTCGGGCGGTGGCTCATCCTTGCGTCTCCTTGCAGTGGATGCGGTGCGGCGACGCGCCCGCTCGGGCGCGGCGCGCGGGCAGGGCTGGGGCGTTCAGGGCTCGAGCTGGCAGCCGTAGGCGGTCAGGCAGGCGCGGTACTGCATGAAGCAGCTCGGGCGCGCGTCGGGGGTGTAGAGCTGGCAAGGCTCGAGCACGTTGGTGCGGCACTCCTCGCAGCGGTCGACCGCCGCGAAGGCGGTGATCGAGGCGGCGAAACCGAACACGCCGGCGGCGAGCGCGGCGAGGCGGGCGGTGCGGGTCCATCCTTTCCATGCGGCTTTCATCGAAACGTCCTGTTCGTCGCCAGTCCGTCTGGCCCGGCCACGCTAGGCGCGCGCGGCGGGGCGGACAAGCTGCGCCGCAGCACGTGCGGCGCGAGCGGACCGGCGCCAGCGGCGCGCGGCCGCGCAGTGCGCCAGCGCGCGCTTGGTCAGTGGCTGCTGCCGGCCATCGCCGCGATCGCGGCCAGGCCGCCGAAGAACAGCACGATCACCACGATGCTGACGATGGCGATGACCACCGAGGCCCAGCCCAGGATCAGGCCGCCGATGGCCAGGCCGTCGCCGTCGTAGCGGTCGGGCTCGCGGCGGATCTGGCCGCGCGCCATGTGGCCGGTGACGATCGCGCCGAGGCTGCCGAGGATCGGCAACAGGGTCCAGCCGAGGATGCCGGCGATCAGGCTGATGATGGCCAGGACGTTGGTCTGGCGAACGGGTGCTTGCATCGAACGGTCCCTCGTTGCTTGAAGTTCGTCACAGCATACGACGGCGCCGGAAGGAACGAGAAACGCGCGCCTGGGCAAAGACAGGCGCGCGGCGGCCGCGCAGGGTGGCTTCGGCGCAGACGCGCGATCCGGGCCGGGCGGCCCGGACGGCGCAGCCGCGGCGCTCAGGCGTCGGGCGGCAGGCTGATCGGACAGCCGTTGGCCATTTCGCAGGCCCACATCTCTTCCAGGCAGGGCTGCGGGTCGGGGCTGTTGGCGCGGCAGGCGTAGTAGCCGGCCAGGCAGTGGTCGCATTGCGGCATCGCCGCGGACGCGGTCAGCGCGGCGGCGAAGGCGAACGCGCCCAGGGCGAGCGCGGCGGTACGGCTGGAAGTGCGGTTCCTTGCTTTCACGGGCATTCCCCTCGATGTCGCCAGTCCGTCTGGCGGATCCATGCTAGGGACGCGAACGCGGCGATTACGCCGATGCGGTCGCGGTCCGCGATCGAAGGCGCGGAACGGATTCGCAGCCTCGGTCACAAAACAGGGCGGCCGTCGCCGGCCGCCCTGTCGGGTCGCATCGAAGCCGGCCGAGGCCGGCGTGCGGATTACAGATCGAACTTGATGCCCTGCGCCAGCGGCAGCGCATCGGAGTAGTTGATCGTGTTGGTCTGGCGGCGCATGTAGGCGCGCCAGGCGTCGGAACCCGATTCGCGGCCGCCGCCGGTTTCCTTCTCGCCGCCGAAGGCGCCGCCGATTTCGGCGCCGGAGGTGCCGATGTTGACGTTGGCGATGCCGCAATCCGAACCGGCCGCGGACAGGAAGGCCTCGGCGGCCTTCAGGTTGGCGGTGAAGATCGACGAGGACAGGCCCTGCGGCACGTCGTTCTGCAGTTCGATCGCTTCCTCGAGCTGCTTGAACTTCATCACGTACAGGATCGGCGCGAAGGTTTCGGTCTGCACCACTTCGGCGTCGTTGCTCAGGCCGGTGACGATCGCCGGCAGGACGAAGTTGCCCTTGCGATCGATGCGCTCGCCGCCGGTCTCGACCTTGCCGCCGGAGGCCTTGGCCTTGGCGATCGCGTCGAGGTAGGCCTGCACGCCGTCCTGGCTGTTGAGCGGGCCCATCAGGTTGGCCGGATCGGTCGGGTCGCCGATCTTCTTCTCGACCTGCTTGTAGGCCGCGACCAGCTTGGCCAGCACGTCGTCATAGATCGACTCGTGCACGAACAGGCGGCGGGTGGTGGTGCAGCGCTGGCCGGCGGTGCCGACCGCGCCGAAGGCGATCGCCGGGATCGCCAGCTTCAGGTCGGCGCTGGCGTCGACGATGATCGCGTTGTTGCCGCCCAGCTCGAGCAGCGAACGGCCCATGCGGCGGGCGACGCGCTCGCCGACCTGGCGGCCGACCTTGGTCGAGCCGGTGAAGCTGACCAGGGCGATGCGCTTGTCGTCGACGAAGTTCGAGGCCAGCTCGGTGCCGGCGTCGTTGAACAGA includes:
- a CDS encoding RHS repeat-associated core domain-containing protein — protein: MKLILNLIAAALLSFVPFGAKAETAVEYIHTDALGSLVAVTDVNQNVTERSEYEPYGRLLNPPGGDGPGYTGHVNDTATGLVYMQQRYYDSDIGRFLSIDPVGANSKTGGNFNRYWYANDNPYRFIDPDGRYVCTGDKGNCKRFDVAIGMAARAAVDPKLSSSQRAALSKAVAFYGKAGVENVKISFGSLKGDYANINTDRTGRGTVTFDLAAISGRDSARASGLVNGLAMRAVHEGDHGVRIVEKGFPSSRAERFEREQHGYRAEGYYQKATGYMQNGNNIWTPWGRAME
- a CDS encoding OmpA family protein → MIGFHWYSRCMAMCLILLMSACAGVDTGEGQAMGGARNIVFSDPVDFIGVNFKTARPRQGEDFSVALLSSSADREALKQDLHLLGKMPSDIPLRVVGFTDSRECAGEECRELSLRRAKAITDWLIGMGIPSSRLAAPQGFGAERPIDDNGTEKGRARNRRAYVSYD
- a CDS encoding pentapeptide repeat-containing protein yields the protein MKIVAKAVGGSGKNRLASLEITTDRKDDKFSDMRVDSFRIEASTLQSCAFTGIHAKQACFGSGPKMSYLNECVFERCDLRLSVAGRASLTECRFVECTLREVIALDLELINCVFERTVINEATFHGAVPAEDAQLVGRWRNEFCGNDFSSATLRDVGFNTGICVAAQTLPVGDDYLYIADTAAAAAWLRAAPVPPEPAAARQQKTLLALLDYDASTGQKDQLLVGPFPEGLREAAATFGSLLA
- a CDS encoding sensor domain-containing diguanylate cyclase translates to MIKPDIPANEAERLAALRGYDILDTPPEPDFDDLVAIAAAICDVPTALVSLVDSDRQWFKAKLGLAVDQTPRELAFCAHAILDPSQPLVVPDTHQDERFHDSPLVVDDPNIRFYAGAPLVTPQGEAIGTLCVIDTVPRQLLPHQRKALLALSKQTSRVLELRRVSRALARQLQESDWYEKQLLQYQQQLEASNADLTALTRTDPLTGLPNRRAFAAAFEQAQARRDGGQLHVAVLDIDHFKVINDVHGHPEGDRILVAVAETLRLYAAGPAGVARYGGEEFLMMFETGLRQAELQCEFVREAIANLPVGLPLTLSIGLATYRAGETSDDTIARADQALYAAKRGGRNRVVVAHGD
- a CDS encoding pectinacetylesterase family protein; the protein is MALSRHAAAVMLGGLVALSSLPSQAETGDYGFFQTLRNLFSPPRADNPVQPAQRSGHYPLLSRSAARSDGFDPAAYYSWQTVQLPAETGAICGNGSPYKIFVNRVPNTTNTIIYMEGGGACWDYASCTGATGVRGARNPNGVPDDYMKLLNPGASLVSPFVTRVSPFDAVKTQGWNMVYVPYCTGDIYSGDKVAVYDDPSGQKPPLVWHHNGLRNTRAITAWLKDNLPRPGQMLSTGCSAGGAGSLISFDSLRTELAPTNGFLIDDSGPIFPTPRNGNPAEYPSQPLMTTIREVWGLDAPNGPLAFLSAGLPQVDLNELGSIYPALANKHRNDRLGHTHFWKDLNYSSYSYERFHDDIRQAPTQEAKQALIHAKWGVDTQRLAARLNGLDNFGGYFPQYRKLNESHCTTIVDFKNGDVQAQNLELKHFIDSVLDGQGKVLDAAEDSDAADRAKPFNLLYWLVDQLLT
- a CDS encoding DMT family transporter → MLASTLSFGVMTIAIRFASQSLHTFEIAFFRNLFGLLAVLPLLLGAQRADLRTRQLPKYFVRCLIGICSMLAGFWAIGHLPLAQAISLTYSTPIFVTIAAVLFLHEQVRARRWLAVAAGFLGVLVIVRPGSAEFSIDSLAALLAAVLGGVISIQIKQLSRIDSANTIVLYTYAFWVPMSLVPALFVWQWPQGIDWLWIVAAGVFGTGGQVLWTHALKLGEVSALTPISFMQLPLVAAAGWLWFGESLDSYTVIGAAIILGSNAYIAHREAVLARRRASAAATAGATPGE
- the murB gene encoding UDP-N-acetylmuramate dehydrogenase, encoding MNSSVRVQRDVSLRDRNSFGVQARAPWLVGVDDAAALPQALALPELRDGPALVLGGGSNLLFAGDPAGAVLELSGRAVRTLEDDGERAIVRADAGAPWHGFVMRMLEQGHAGLENLALIPGTVGAAPIQNIGAYGVEVREFVHAVEAYEPATARWHRFDAAQCRFGYRDSLFKQAPDRYLIVAVEFALSRRPQLRLDYAGIGEELAAMGVAAPTPLAVAEAVIAIRRRKLPDPAVLGNAGSFFKNPIVPAAQAEALQALHPQAPVFRGPDPDTRKLSAAWLIDACGWKGHRDGDAGVSAAHALVLVNHGQASGRQLLDLARRIADSVQLRFGIAIEPEPRVVGASW